In Aquimarina spinulae, a single window of DNA contains:
- a CDS encoding sigma-54-dependent transcriptional regulator produces the protein MAKILVIEDEAAIRRVLVKILSEENNKYEVFEAEDGLSGIEKIKAEDYDLVLCDIKMPKMDGVEVLEAIKKIKPEIPIVMISGHGDLDTAVNTMRLGAFDYISKPPDLNRLLNTVRNALDRKELVVENKMLKKKVSKNYEMIGESKAISDIKNIIEKVAATDARVLITGPNGTGKELVAHWIHQKSDRSKGPMIEVNCAAIPGELIESELFGHVKGAFTSANKDRAGKFEAANGGTIFLDEIGDMSLSAQAKVLRALQENKIQRVGSDKDIKVDVRVVAATNKDLKKEIAENKFREDLYHRLAVILVKVPALNDRRDDIPLLIEYFAEKISGEQGSPIKTFSAKAIKQLQQYDWTGNIRELRNVVERLIILGGNEVSEEDVKLFATK, from the coding sequence ATGGCAAAAATATTAGTAATCGAGGACGAAGCAGCAATCCGTAGGGTTCTTGTAAAAATTTTATCTGAAGAAAATAATAAATACGAAGTCTTTGAAGCGGAAGACGGACTTTCTGGTATAGAAAAAATCAAAGCAGAAGATTATGATCTTGTACTTTGTGATATCAAAATGCCAAAAATGGATGGGGTAGAAGTATTAGAGGCTATAAAAAAGATAAAACCCGAGATTCCTATTGTCATGATTTCTGGTCATGGAGATCTGGATACTGCTGTAAATACAATGAGATTAGGTGCTTTTGATTATATCTCTAAACCGCCAGATCTTAACCGTTTACTCAATACAGTACGTAATGCTTTGGATCGTAAGGAACTGGTCGTAGAGAATAAAATGCTTAAGAAAAAAGTCTCCAAAAATTATGAAATGATTGGAGAATCAAAAGCTATTTCTGATATCAAGAACATCATCGAAAAAGTTGCTGCAACAGATGCAAGAGTATTAATTACCGGCCCTAATGGTACAGGTAAAGAATTAGTCGCGCACTGGATTCATCAAAAAAGCGATCGCTCAAAAGGACCAATGATAGAAGTAAACTGTGCAGCAATACCCGGGGAATTAATAGAAAGTGAACTTTTTGGACATGTAAAAGGAGCTTTTACATCGGCGAATAAAGATCGTGCCGGTAAGTTTGAAGCTGCTAATGGAGGAACGATATTTCTTGATGAAATAGGAGATATGAGCCTTTCTGCACAAGCAAAAGTACTTAGAGCACTACAGGAAAATAAAATACAAAGAGTAGGTAGCGATAAAGATATCAAAGTAGATGTACGTGTAGTTGCTGCTACAAATAAAGATTTAAAGAAAGAAATAGCAGAAAATAAATTTAGAGAGGATCTCTATCACAGATTGGCAGTGATTTTGGTAAAAGTTCCGGCATTAAATGATAGAAGAGATGATATTCCTTTATTGATAGAGTATTTTGCTGAAAAAATATCGGGAGAACAAGGATCACCTATTAAAACGTTTTCTGCCAAAGCCATAAAACAATTACAGCAATATGATTGGACAGGTAATATTAGAGAACTACGCAATGTGGTCGAACGTTTAATTATTCTTGGAGGTAACGAAGTAAGTGAAGAAGATGTAAAACTATTTGCTACTAAGTAA
- a CDS encoding DUF6268 family outer membrane beta-barrel protein, with protein MRKSLIFICILLYSLNGIRCQSTDLARIEYTYIPQADSDNVYSRFRISANYPIKMDDKGTYLVIGAQYRFNNIEIDDELGFDDQGDLNSFHTAAIELGYTFKMKNNWRFGTKFGVGISSNFEGSGVERDDFRYRGSLYFVKTYKNVQEPKTARLIVGVQYTNPASLNFPLPIINYYKRFHQSWSYAIGTPKTNIKYFFSEKSTLQAFVGFDRFYGNLRNNKAYVDENGETKVIENVSMFNVMGALGYEYYFTEHLLFYTYAGYTLSNEIRLRDGNQENVLAINDKNTFYFRGGIKLKI; from the coding sequence ATGAGAAAGAGCCTGATTTTTATATGCATACTACTTTATAGCTTAAACGGTATACGTTGTCAGAGTACTGATTTAGCAAGAATCGAATATACATATATCCCACAAGCCGATAGTGATAATGTTTATAGTCGGTTTAGAATTTCGGCTAATTATCCTATTAAAATGGATGATAAAGGAACTTATCTGGTAATCGGTGCACAATATAGATTTAATAACATAGAGATAGATGACGAGTTAGGGTTTGATGATCAGGGAGACTTAAATAGTTTTCATACTGCAGCTATAGAGTTGGGGTATACATTTAAGATGAAAAATAATTGGAGGTTTGGTACTAAATTCGGAGTTGGAATTTCATCTAATTTTGAAGGGTCTGGTGTAGAAAGAGATGATTTTAGATATAGAGGATCTTTGTATTTTGTAAAGACGTATAAAAATGTACAAGAACCAAAAACGGCTCGTTTAATTGTAGGAGTGCAGTATACTAATCCCGCTAGTCTTAATTTCCCACTTCCTATCATTAATTATTATAAAAGATTTCATCAAAGTTGGTCGTATGCTATTGGGACTCCTAAAACAAATATTAAATATTTTTTTAGTGAAAAAAGTACACTCCAGGCTTTTGTGGGGTTCGATCGTTTTTATGGTAATTTGCGAAATAACAAAGCATATGTAGATGAGAACGGAGAAACAAAAGTAATAGAAAATGTATCGATGTTTAATGTTATGGGAGCATTGGGATATGAATATTATTTTACGGAACACTTATTGTTTTACACATATGCAGGATATACATTAAGTAATGAAATTCGTTTGCGAGATGGTAATCAAGAAAATGTATTAGCAATCAATGATAAAAATACATTCTATTTTCGTGGCGGAATAAAATTAAAAATATAA
- a CDS encoding mechanosensitive ion channel family protein, which translates to MMQEEITEQVKEQVKEVIPKNIWDTLQEFFSYEIFHFGTDEHPFVLTVGLLFFVILVFVITSVFLKLTKRVFTRKMQSQDKLKFESVFSFSKYFIYLIVIFFALDSIGFNITAIFAASAALLVGVGLALQTFIQDILSGIFIFIDQTVHVGDIIELDGKVGRVEEIKLRTTRAVTIDNKVLIIPNHKYMSSSLYNWTQNGTVTRESVSVGVAYGSDTQLVKELLIKAASSNSNVLKDPPPMVLFTDFADSSLNFKVIFTIDDSFQSGVPKSEIRFEIDRLFREHKINIPFPQREVTIIKE; encoded by the coding sequence ATGATGCAGGAAGAAATTACAGAACAAGTAAAAGAGCAGGTAAAAGAAGTTATTCCTAAAAATATTTGGGATACTCTGCAAGAATTTTTCAGTTATGAAATTTTTCATTTCGGAACAGACGAACATCCTTTTGTACTTACTGTAGGTTTATTGTTTTTTGTGATATTGGTTTTTGTTATTACTTCGGTTTTCTTAAAACTTACAAAGAGAGTTTTTACCCGTAAAATGCAGAGTCAGGATAAACTTAAGTTTGAATCGGTATTCTCTTTTTCGAAATATTTTATTTATCTCATTGTTATCTTTTTTGCTTTAGATAGTATTGGATTTAATATCACTGCTATATTTGCTGCTTCTGCCGCATTATTAGTTGGTGTAGGTCTTGCATTACAAACTTTTATTCAGGATATTTTATCCGGTATATTTATTTTTATAGATCAAACGGTACATGTAGGTGATATTATAGAGTTAGATGGTAAAGTAGGACGAGTAGAAGAAATAAAATTAAGAACGACTAGAGCAGTAACCATAGATAATAAAGTTTTAATTATCCCTAATCATAAATATATGTCCTCGTCCTTATATAACTGGACTCAAAACGGAACAGTAACCAGAGAATCTGTTTCTGTCGGTGTTGCTTATGGTAGCGATACACAATTGGTGAAAGAGTTACTGATTAAGGCAGCATCTTCTAATTCAAATGTGCTAAAAGACCCACCTCCAATGGTTTTATTTACAGATTTTGCAGATAGCTCATTAAATTTTAAAGTAATTTTTACTATTGATGATAGTTTTCAATCGGGAGTTCCTAAAAGTGAGATTAGATTTGAAATAGATCGTTTGTTTAGAGAACATAAGATTAATATTCCTTTCCCACAACGTGAGGTTACGATTATAAAAGAATGA
- a CDS encoding ABC transporter permease has translation MSNLKLIIKREFIARVRNRTFVVMTFLSPLIMVGMISLIAWLATLNNDEIRKVAFYDETGLFSTDFKDSGDVDYIDYSHLTLNDAKDSVVIKKLDGLLYVPKKSSNSELAKSIQFYADEAPSISILNRIEKIIANKLTNQNFEEKGLDLDAIENSKAKVNILIENFSGEKTSKMSSYIKMIFGGVAGYFLMMFIIIYGNMVMRSVIEEKSNRIIEIIISSVKPLQLMMGKILGTSFAGILQFLIWVILGGVLLAVVSSVFGIDPQPVGIDQSIAMQGDSQQEIQLILQDIMKLPLGTLVLSFFIYFIGGYFLYSSIYAAIGAAVDSETDSQQFMLPIILPLMLGIYVGFFSVIENPHGTVSTIFSMIPLTSPIVMLMRIPFGVPWWEVLISMLLLVGSIIFITWMAGKIYRIGILMYGKKPSYKELFKWMKY, from the coding sequence ATGAGTAATCTAAAATTAATTATCAAAAGAGAATTTATAGCTCGAGTTCGCAATAGGACCTTTGTAGTGATGACTTTTTTAAGTCCTTTGATCATGGTAGGTATGATTTCTTTAATTGCCTGGCTTGCGACTTTAAACAATGATGAAATTCGTAAAGTTGCATTCTATGATGAAACGGGATTGTTTAGTACAGATTTTAAAGATTCTGGTGATGTCGACTATATAGATTATAGTCATCTAACTTTAAACGATGCAAAAGATTCTGTAGTTATTAAAAAACTTGATGGACTATTGTATGTGCCAAAGAAAAGCTCTAATAGTGAACTTGCTAAATCAATACAGTTTTATGCAGATGAAGCACCAAGTATTTCAATACTTAATAGAATTGAAAAAATTATAGCCAATAAGTTAACCAACCAAAATTTTGAAGAAAAAGGGTTGGATCTGGATGCTATAGAGAACTCAAAAGCCAAAGTAAATATTCTAATAGAAAACTTTTCTGGAGAGAAAACATCAAAGATGTCTAGTTATATAAAAATGATTTTTGGTGGTGTAGCAGGGTATTTCTTAATGATGTTTATTATCATTTATGGTAATATGGTAATGCGATCTGTTATCGAAGAAAAATCTAATCGAATTATAGAAATTATCATTTCTTCTGTAAAACCATTACAGCTTATGATGGGTAAAATTCTGGGAACTTCTTTTGCAGGGATTCTTCAGTTTCTCATCTGGGTGATTTTGGGCGGAGTGTTACTTGCTGTAGTATCTTCGGTTTTTGGGATAGATCCGCAACCTGTAGGTATAGATCAATCGATAGCTATGCAAGGAGATAGTCAGCAAGAAATACAACTAATACTTCAGGATATCATGAAACTTCCATTAGGAACTTTGGTGCTGTCTTTTTTTATTTATTTTATAGGAGGATACTTTTTGTACAGTTCGATTTATGCTGCCATAGGTGCAGCTGTAGATAGTGAAACCGATTCGCAACAATTTATGTTACCTATTATCTTGCCACTAATGCTGGGGATTTATGTAGGGTTCTTTTCTGTAATAGAAAATCCTCATGGTACAGTGTCTACAATATTTTCTATGATTCCTTTAACTTCTCCAATAGTGATGTTAATGCGTATACCTTTTGGGGTACCCTGGTGGGAAGTATTGATTTCTATGCTTCTATTAGTAGGAAGTATTATCTTTATCACATGGATGGCAGGAAAAATATATAGGATAGGAATACTTATGTATGGTAAAAAACCAAGCTATAAAGAGTTATTTAAGTGGATGAAATATTAA
- a CDS encoding ABC transporter ATP-binding protein: MANLLEVQQATKQFGNFTALQDVSIQVPKGSIFGLLGPNGAGKTTLIRIINQITLPDKGSVYLDNELLKPQHIRDIGYLPEERGLYKSMKVGEQALYLAQLKGLSKTEAKERLKYWFDKFDISHWWNKKIQELSKGMAQKVQFIVTVLHKPKLLIFDEPFSGFDPINANVIKDEILQLRDEGATVIFSTHRMESVEELCDHIALINKSKKILEGKVTDIKRAYKSNTFEVGVLTENSTDLYTTLQGKFDVAPADFKTIDDQLKMKITLDNNTSSNELLQYLSDKGQVMRFNEVIPGVNEIFIKTITENE, from the coding sequence ATGGCTAATCTTTTAGAGGTACAACAGGCCACAAAACAATTTGGAAACTTTACTGCATTGCAAGATGTATCAATTCAGGTACCTAAAGGAAGTATATTTGGATTACTTGGACCTAATGGAGCTGGCAAAACCACACTAATTAGAATCATTAATCAAATCACTTTGCCTGATAAAGGAAGTGTATATCTGGATAATGAACTGCTAAAACCACAACATATTAGAGATATTGGTTATCTGCCAGAAGAAAGAGGCTTGTATAAATCTATGAAAGTAGGTGAGCAAGCATTGTATTTGGCTCAACTTAAAGGGCTTAGTAAAACCGAAGCTAAAGAACGTTTGAAATATTGGTTTGATAAATTTGATATTTCACATTGGTGGAACAAAAAAATACAAGAGCTTTCTAAAGGAATGGCACAAAAGGTACAATTTATTGTCACGGTACTTCATAAACCTAAGTTGCTAATTTTTGATGAACCCTTTAGCGGTTTTGATCCCATAAATGCTAATGTTATTAAAGATGAAATTCTACAACTACGGGATGAAGGAGCAACAGTCATATTTTCTACTCACCGAATGGAAAGTGTAGAAGAATTATGTGATCATATTGCTCTAATTAATAAGTCTAAAAAAATATTAGAAGGCAAGGTAACCGATATAAAGAGAGCTTATAAATCTAATACATTTGAAGTAGGTGTTTTAACCGAAAATAGCACCGATTTATATACCACATTACAAGGTAAATTTGATGTGGCCCCCGCAGATTTTAAAACAATTGATGATCAATTGAAAATGAAAATAACTTTAGATAATAATACATCCTCGAATGAATTATTACAGTATTTATCAGATAAAGGTCAAGTAATGAGATTTAATGAAGTGATCCCAGGAGTTAACGAGATATTTATTAAAACCATTACAGAGAATGAGTAA
- the dnaJ gene encoding molecular chaperone DnaJ, translating to MKEDFYDILGVSKNATEAEIKKAYRKKAIEYHPDKNPGDKTAEEKFKKAAEAYEILSDPDKKARYDQYGHQAFEGGGFGGGGGMNMDDIFSQFGDIFGGGFGGFSGFGGGGGRQRRAKGSNLRIRVKLTLEEIANGVEKKIKVKRKIQAPGTTYKTCSTCNGAGQVTRITNTILGRMQTSSPCPACGGAGQTIDHRPADADAQGLKAIEETVSIKIPAGVEDGMQLKVAGKGNEASGNGIAGDLLVAIEEQEHPELQREGNNLHYDLYISFSEAVLGASREIDTVSGKVRIKIEDGVQSGKILRLRGKGIPSLNGYGKGDLLVHVNVWTPKALSKEQREFFEKMAKDDHFRPSPDSGDKSFFEKVKDMFS from the coding sequence ATGAAGGAAGATTTTTATGACATATTAGGTGTTAGCAAAAATGCTACAGAAGCTGAAATAAAAAAAGCGTATCGTAAGAAAGCTATAGAATATCACCCCGATAAAAACCCAGGGGATAAGACTGCCGAAGAAAAATTTAAAAAGGCTGCAGAGGCATATGAAATTTTGAGCGATCCTGATAAAAAGGCACGTTATGACCAGTATGGGCACCAGGCTTTTGAAGGTGGTGGCTTTGGCGGCGGTGGTGGAATGAATATGGACGATATATTCAGTCAGTTTGGTGATATTTTTGGCGGTGGATTTGGTGGCTTTAGCGGTTTTGGCGGCGGAGGCGGAAGACAACGCAGAGCTAAAGGAAGTAACCTTCGTATTCGTGTTAAACTTACATTAGAGGAAATCGCAAATGGTGTTGAAAAGAAGATTAAGGTAAAACGAAAAATTCAAGCACCAGGTACTACCTATAAGACATGTAGTACATGTAACGGAGCAGGACAAGTAACCAGAATTACTAATACAATATTAGGGCGAATGCAAACGTCTTCTCCGTGCCCTGCCTGTGGAGGAGCCGGCCAGACAATAGATCACAGGCCTGCCGATGCAGATGCTCAAGGTTTAAAAGCTATAGAAGAAACGGTAAGCATAAAAATACCCGCAGGAGTAGAAGATGGGATGCAGCTTAAAGTTGCAGGAAAAGGTAATGAAGCTTCTGGTAATGGAATCGCAGGAGATCTTTTGGTCGCTATAGAAGAGCAGGAACATCCCGAATTACAGAGAGAAGGAAATAATTTGCATTATGATCTATACATTAGTTTTTCTGAAGCTGTTTTAGGAGCATCCAGAGAAATTGATACCGTATCCGGTAAAGTGAGAATTAAGATAGAAGACGGAGTGCAAAGTGGTAAGATTTTGAGATTGAGAGGAAAAGGAATTCCGAGTCTTAACGGTTACGGAAAAGGGGATCTTTTGGTACATGTTAATGTATGGACACCAAAAGCCCTGAGCAAAGAACAACGAGAATTTTTTGAAAAAATGGCTAAAGATGATCATTTTAGACCTAGCCCCGATAGTGGGGATAAGTCATTTTTTGAAAAAGTAAAAGATATGTTTTCGTAG
- a CDS encoding nucleotide exchange factor GrpE: MSKKNKNTEDVKDQVEEVLDAPVEETEKEEVVDAETLLKEELEKEKDKFLRLFAEFENYKKRTSKERLELFKTASQDVIQSMLPVLDDFDRALKEIEKSEDTALIKGVGLIHNKLKETLKNKGLSEVEVSAGDVFNADDHEAITQIPAPNDDLKGKIVDVIEKGYKLGEKVIRFPKVVTGQ; this comes from the coding sequence ATGAGTAAGAAAAATAAAAACACTGAAGATGTAAAAGATCAAGTAGAAGAAGTACTTGATGCTCCTGTTGAAGAGACAGAGAAAGAAGAGGTAGTAGATGCAGAAACACTACTAAAAGAAGAACTTGAAAAGGAAAAAGATAAGTTTTTAAGACTTTTTGCCGAGTTTGAAAATTATAAAAAAAGAACCTCTAAAGAACGTTTAGAATTGTTTAAGACTGCAAGTCAGGATGTTATACAGTCGATGTTGCCTGTATTAGATGATTTTGATCGTGCATTAAAAGAAATTGAGAAATCAGAAGATACAGCGCTTATTAAAGGGGTAGGGCTAATCCATAATAAACTGAAGGAAACTTTAAAAAACAAAGGTTTATCTGAAGTAGAGGTGTCTGCAGGAGATGTTTTTAATGCTGATGATCATGAGGCAATTACCCAAATACCTGCTCCAAATGATGATCTAAAAGGAAAGATTGTAGACGTTATAGAAAAAGGATATAAGTTGGGAGAGAAAGTGATTCGTTTTCCAAAAGTTGTGACTGGTCAATAA
- a CDS encoding YceI family protein produces the protein MKIKFVSTLVITVLLITAYSCKGEKQNETEANTPEEVKEAPIEAITYNVDVASSAIDWVGSKPLEKHTGTLKLASGTLETKDGAITSGSFTIDMTSINVTDLEGDDKAYLEGHLKGEGEGKEDHFFNVAKFPKAVFEVTGITEKEGKTFIDGNLTIKGTKKNISFPATTSVEGDVITLNTEVFTINRTEWGVNYGSKSVFENLGDKFINDDIEIKISLKANKA, from the coding sequence ATGAAAATTAAATTTGTTAGCACACTTGTTATTACTGTGCTTCTAATAACTGCTTATTCTTGTAAAGGAGAAAAACAAAACGAAACAGAAGCTAATACTCCAGAGGAGGTAAAAGAAGCTCCAATTGAAGCTATTACGTATAATGTAGATGTTGCATCAAGCGCTATAGACTGGGTTGGTTCTAAACCTTTAGAAAAACATACAGGGACATTAAAACTAGCTAGTGGTACACTTGAAACTAAAGACGGAGCTATCACAAGCGGATCTTTTACCATTGATATGACCTCTATAAATGTTACTGATCTTGAAGGAGATGACAAAGCTTATCTAGAAGGACATCTTAAAGGAGAAGGAGAAGGAAAAGAAGATCATTTCTTTAATGTTGCTAAATTTCCGAAAGCTGTTTTTGAAGTAACCGGAATTACAGAAAAAGAAGGAAAAACTTTTATTGATGGAAATCTAACTATAAAAGGCACTAAGAAAAACATCTCATTTCCTGCCACAACTTCTGTTGAAGGTGATGTAATAACATTAAACACTGAAGTGTTTACTATTAATCGCACAGAATGGGGCGTAAATTATGGATCTAAATCGGTTTTTGAGAACCTAGGAGACAAATTCATTAATGATGATATCGAAATAAAGATTAGCCTTAAAGCTAATAAAGCTTAA
- a CDS encoding TIGR01777 family oxidoreductase → MKVLITGATGLVGQEIVNLCHQSGIEVNYLTTSKDKLSSKTNYTGYFWDPKKGEIDTDCFNDVEVIVNLVGATVAKRWTSSYKKEILESRTHTASLILESLKNIKHSVRHIVSASAIGIYPDSFQNYYTEDTPGRDTGFLGEVVTQWENAVLQFKTLDVEVSLLRIGLVLSEKGGAFPKMAKPIRFGMGAFFGNGKQWQSWIHVNDLARMFMFVIEEELTGVFNAVAPNPVSNKKLMNTIAEKLNKKIILPNVPRLTMKLFLGEMHSLLFSSQRVSSNKISTTGFDFNFDNIASAVDVLINEETR, encoded by the coding sequence GTGAAAGTTTTAATTACTGGTGCAACAGGTTTGGTAGGTCAGGAAATAGTTAATCTGTGCCATCAATCTGGAATCGAAGTAAACTACCTCACCACTAGTAAAGATAAACTAAGTTCTAAAACGAATTATACGGGTTACTTTTGGGATCCAAAAAAAGGAGAAATCGATACCGATTGTTTTAATGATGTAGAAGTGATTGTTAATCTAGTTGGAGCGACTGTAGCAAAACGATGGACATCTTCTTATAAAAAAGAAATATTAGAAAGCAGAACACATACTGCTTCTCTTATTTTAGAATCCTTAAAAAATATAAAACATTCGGTTAGGCATATTGTTTCTGCAAGTGCTATTGGTATATATCCAGATTCTTTTCAGAATTATTATACAGAAGATACTCCAGGGCGTGACACTGGATTTTTAGGAGAAGTAGTTACTCAATGGGAGAATGCTGTCTTGCAGTTTAAAACGTTAGATGTCGAAGTTAGTTTACTTCGTATTGGATTGGTTTTGTCTGAGAAAGGAGGAGCTTTTCCTAAAATGGCAAAACCTATACGATTTGGAATGGGAGCTTTTTTCGGAAATGGTAAACAATGGCAAAGCTGGATTCATGTTAATGATCTGGCTCGCATGTTTATGTTTGTTATAGAAGAAGAGTTAACAGGAGTTTTTAATGCTGTGGCCCCTAATCCTGTTTCTAACAAAAAACTAATGAATACTATAGCAGAGAAATTAAATAAAAAAATAATTTTGCCTAATGTACCAAGACTAACAATGAAATTGTTTCTTGGAGAAATGCACAGCCTTTTGTTTTCTAGTCAGCGAGTTAGTAGTAATAAGATTTCTACTACAGGATTTGATTTTAATTTTGATAATATAGCTTCAGCAGTAGATGTACTTATTAATGAAGAGACTAGATAA
- the mnmD gene encoding tRNA (5-methylaminomethyl-2-thiouridine)(34)-methyltransferase MnmD has protein sequence MQRKIITTADGSKTIHLPELNEHYHSKHGAINEAKHVFIKSGFDHILSKNKPSSLDIMEIGFGTGLNAFITFLEAEKINLPIYYVGIEGYPVALPEAKLMNYPEVLAVKEKQQIFDTMHQSLWELPVDITSNFKLVKRKQFFADIIDKNNFDLIYFDAFGARVQPELWTIEIFRKMYEALRSRGVLVTYAAKGSVRRAMQEVGFVVERLPGPPGKREMLRATKVKS, from the coding sequence ATACAACGTAAAATTATTACCACTGCCGATGGTTCAAAAACCATTCATTTACCAGAATTGAATGAGCATTACCATTCTAAACATGGTGCAATTAATGAAGCAAAGCATGTATTTATTAAAAGTGGATTCGATCATATTCTGAGTAAAAATAAGCCTAGTTCGTTAGATATTATGGAGATAGGTTTTGGAACCGGTTTAAATGCTTTTATAACATTTCTTGAAGCAGAAAAAATTAATCTACCAATTTATTATGTTGGAATAGAAGGATATCCGGTAGCACTACCCGAGGCCAAACTCATGAATTACCCCGAAGTACTTGCTGTAAAAGAAAAACAACAGATTTTTGATACAATGCACCAATCTTTATGGGAATTGCCAGTAGACATCACTTCGAACTTTAAACTCGTTAAGCGTAAGCAGTTTTTTGCAGATATAATAGATAAAAACAATTTTGATTTAATTTATTTTGATGCTTTTGGAGCTAGGGTACAACCCGAACTTTGGACAATAGAGATTTTTAGAAAGATGTATGAAGCACTTCGTTCGAGAGGAGTTTTGGTTACTTATGCGGCAAAAGGTAGTGTAAGACGTGCAATGCAAGAGGTAGGTTTTGTAGTAGAAAGACTTCCCGGGCCACCAGGAAAACGAGAAATGCTTAGAGCTACAAAAGTAAAATCATAA
- a CDS encoding DUF4920 domain-containing protein, with amino-acid sequence MKKNALFFVGLLVLIGCNSSTKTENFFSVKDISSENYKSFGDKVSSDHIYNRDAIAEKYENLKEGDTVVVAFSSTVNAVCKAKGCWVKVALDGDKETMVKFKDYGFFVPKNIENDTIIVQGKAFVTEMSVDEQRHFASDAGKTEEEIASITTPKKTYSFVAEGVLIQE; translated from the coding sequence ATGAAAAAAAATGCACTGTTTTTTGTAGGATTGTTAGTACTAATAGGTTGTAATTCATCAACTAAGACAGAAAACTTTTTTTCTGTTAAGGATATTTCAAGTGAAAATTATAAAAGTTTTGGTGATAAAGTATCTTCAGATCATATTTATAATAGAGATGCAATAGCAGAAAAGTATGAAAATTTAAAAGAAGGAGATACCGTAGTAGTTGCTTTTTCGAGTACGGTAAATGCTGTTTGTAAGGCTAAAGGTTGTTGGGTGAAAGTAGCTTTGGATGGAGATAAAGAAACTATGGTAAAGTTTAAAGATTATGGTTTTTTTGTACCAAAGAATATAGAAAATGATACTATAATTGTTCAGGGTAAAGCATTTGTGACTGAGATGTCTGTAGACGAACAACGCCATTTTGCCAGTGATGCAGGAAAAACCGAAGAAGAAATTGCCAGTATTACAACTCCTAAGAAAACGTATTCTTTTGTAGCAGAAGGTGTTTTGATACAAGAATAA